A genome region from Leptodactylus fuscus isolate aLepFus1 chromosome 6, aLepFus1.hap2, whole genome shotgun sequence includes the following:
- the NXPH3 gene encoding neurexophilin-3, with translation MQLTQCCFIFLVQGSIYLVICGQEDSSSDPDDEDQSDTKPHSRPRIPKRRSPSPSRSRSSSPLNSTVLQLLSNSPEFWDVLNSLSELGHSSDPPIPARIRRQSVLRSTGRAKKVFGWGDFYSNIKTVKLNLLITGKVVDHGNGSFSVYFLHNSTGQGNVSVSLVPPSKVLDFDLEQQMYAEAKESKIFNCRVEFEKVDKAIKTGLCPHDPSKTCHQQQTRSKVSWTCSHPFKIVCVYVSFYTTDYRLVQKVCPDYNYHSSSPYSPSG, from the exons ATGCAGCTCACACAATGCTGTTTTATATTCCTGGTTCAAGGCAGCATCTATCTG gTGATCTGTGGCCAAGAAGACTCCTCCAGTGACCCAGATGATGAAGATCAGTCAGATACCAAACCCCATTCCAGGCCTCGAATCCCTAAAAGACGGTCTCCCTCTCCATCCCGATCTCGCAGCTCAAGCCCCTTAAACTCCACTGTCCTTCAACTTCTTTCCAACTCTCCTGAATTCTGGGATGTCCTGAACAGTCTTTCAGAGCTGGGTCATAGTTCGGATCCTCCAATTCCGGCTAGGATTCGACGTCAGTCTGTGTTAAGGTCAACTGGAAGAGCCAAGAAAGTCTTTGGTTGGGGGGACTTCTATTCCAATATCAAGACAGTAAAACTCAATCTTCTCATTACGGGAAAGGTGGTGGATCATGGGAATGGATCCTTCAGTGTCTATTTTCTCCACAACTCTACAGGCCAGGGGAATGTTTCCGTCAGTCTTGTCCCACCATCCAAAGTCCTTGACTTTGACTTGGAGCAGCAGATGTATGCAGAAGCAAAGGAATCAAAAATCTTCAATTGTCGAGTGGAATTTGAAAAAGTAGATAAAGCAATTAAGACAGGTTTATGTCCTCATGACCCGTCAAAGACCTGCCACCAACAGCAAACTCGCAGCAAGGTCTCATGGACATGCTCTCACCCATTCAAGATTGTTTGTGTTTATGTCTCATTTTACACAACAGATTACAGACTAGTACAGAAGGTCTGCCCTGACTATAACTATCACAGCAGCTCTCCGTACTCACCCTCGGGCTAA